The Stenotrophomonas sp. BIO128-Bstrain region CATCCGCGAGCTGGCCGTGCAGGCCCGCAGCGCCACCAACTCCTCTTCCGATCGCCAGGCGCTGAATGCCGAAGTGCAGTTGCTGAAGCAGGAAATCCAGCGCGTGGCCGAACAGACCAACTTCAACGGCACCAGCCTACTGGACGGCAGCTTCACCAACCAGGCCTTCCAGATCGGCGCCGACCAGGGCCAGACCATCAACATTTCGCAGATCGCCAATGCGAATGTGCACATGTTGGGAAACTGGACCACGGCTTCCCGCGCTGCTTCGCTAGTGGGTACCTCGCCGACCGGCGCGACCGCTGCGGCAGCCACTCCGGCTACTGTAAGCATCGGTGCCATTGCGGGCGGTGCTGGTGGCACTGCCGGAAGCACCCTGGCGACCACCTTCACTGCCGATAACGGCAAGTCGGTCAGCATCAACATCACCGGTACGGTCGACAACGCCAGCGTTGCCACGGCCCTGCAGGAGACATTCGGTGCAGACGGCAAGAACGAGGTGAACGGCTTCACCTTGGATCTCGGTGCCAGCACCACGGTCGCTGCAGCGGTTGCGGCCGGCAACCTGAAGGTGATTCGCACCGACGGTTCGAACATCGACGTCACGGAAGCGGCCACTGGCTACACGACTGCCGCCAGCCTGGGCTTCCCGACCGCCAGTACCGACGGCGTTGCAGCCGTCAGCAAGTTCGACGCGATTTCTGCTGGTCAGTTCACCATCAATGGCCAGAACATCGAAGTCGGCGCTGCCAAGGATGCCAGCGAGCGCGCTACCACTCTGGTCAATGCAATCAACGCGCAGACCCACAAGACCGGCGTGAGCGCTTCGCTGATTGACGGCAAGCTGCAGCTGACCTCGCCGGACAAGGACTTTGTTGTTGGCGGCACCCTTGCAGGCGGCTTGGCAGCCGCAACCGGTCTGACGGCCGGCAGCACCGACGCAACCGCGACGACGCCGATCGCCGGTGCTACCTCGTTCAAGGTGGGTGAAGCCGCCACCGGCTTTGCCGAATTGGATATCTCGAACCAGGAAAATGCTGACAACGCCATTCTGGCGATGGATGCCGCACTGCAGTCGATCAATTCGTCCCGTGCCGACCTGGGTGCGATCCAGAACCGATTCACCTCGACCATCGCCAATCTGAACACGACCTCGGAAAACCTTTCCGCCGCGCGCAGCCGTATCCGCGACGTGGACTACGCGCAGGAAACCGCCGAGCTGACCCGCGGCCAGATCCTGCAGCAGGCAGGCACTGCCATGCTGGCCCAGGCCAACCAGGTGCCGCAGAACGTGTTGCGACTGCTGCAGTCGTAATCCGCCGCCGGTAACAAGCTCTGAACGGGCCCCGCCATGCAGATGGCGGGGCCTTTTCGTTGGCCGCCACGAAAAAAACGGGAAAGACCGCTAAAGGCAGGGCGTGGGGTGCCGTTATTGATTTCAGCAGCGGTAGCACACCCCTTGGTGGGGCGCCAGCCACTGCCCCCCGAAACCGGTCAGGCTGCTCTGCCGGACACACTGCCAACAAGGAAACCGCACCATGGCACAAGTCATCAACACCAACACCATGTCGCTGAACGCCCAGCGCAACCTGGGCACCAGCGGCACCAACCTGGCCACCACGATCCAGCGCCTGTCCTCCGGCCTGCGCATCAACAGCGCCAAGGATGACGCGGCCGGCCTGGCC contains the following coding sequences:
- a CDS encoding flagellin, with the translated sequence MAQIINTNTMSLNAQRNLTTSSNSLATSIQRLSSGLRINSAKDDAAGLAISERFTTQIRGLNQAARNANDGISLAQTAEGALGEVGNNLQRIRELAVQARSATNSSSDRQALNAEVQLLKQEIQRVAEQTNFNGTSLLDGSFTNQAFQIGADQGQTINISQIANANVHMLGNWTTASRAASLVGTSPTGATAAAATPATVSIGAIAGGAGGTAGSTLATTFTADNGKSVSINITGTVDNASVATALQETFGADGKNEVNGFTLDLGASTTVAAAVAAGNLKVIRTDGSNIDVTEAATGYTTAASLGFPTASTDGVAAVSKFDAISAGQFTINGQNIEVGAAKDASERATTLVNAINAQTHKTGVSASLIDGKLQLTSPDKDFVVGGTLAGGLAAATGLTAGSTDATATTPIAGATSFKVGEAATGFAELDISNQENADNAILAMDAALQSINSSRADLGAIQNRFTSTIANLNTTSENLSAARSRIRDVDYAQETAELTRGQILQQAGTAMLAQANQVPQNVLRLLQS